In Brevibacillus marinus, the genomic window TCTTCTTCCGCGCTGGCAGCTTGTCCAGGTATTCCAGCATCATACCCGTACCTTTGGCCACGCACATCATCGGGTCTTCCGCAATTAACACCGGTACCCGCAGTTCCTCTGCCAAAAGCTGATCCAGGCCGTGCAGCAGGGCACCGCCGCCGGTCACGGAAACCC contains:
- a CDS encoding DUF5709 domain-containing protein — its product is MRGQRYGYDAGIPGQAASAEEEAFRIGVELR